Proteins encoded in a region of the Pseudomonas denitrificans (nom. rej.) genome:
- a CDS encoding SDR family NAD(P)-dependent oxidoreductase, whose protein sequence is MNNKLAGQVAIVSGSGRGIGREIALKLHRDGAAVVVNDLDAAPAEEVVAQIVAEGGRAVACVGSVTEKDFGERFVKTALESFGGLDIIVNNAGYTWDNVIQKMTDQQWDDIMEVHVSAPFRILRAASGHFREAAKKEAEEGREVFRKVVNISSVSGVMGNPGQANYSAAKSAINGLTKALAKEWGRYKVCVNSVAFGLIETRLTSAAAGEGATINVGGRELKVGISEQMAKNAAALIPMGRAGTPEEAAGGVYLFCIPESNYVSGQVLIVGGGRP, encoded by the coding sequence ATGAACAACAAACTCGCAGGCCAGGTCGCCATCGTTTCCGGTTCCGGCCGTGGCATCGGTCGTGAAATCGCCCTCAAGCTGCACCGCGACGGCGCCGCCGTGGTGGTCAACGACCTCGACGCCGCCCCGGCCGAGGAAGTGGTCGCGCAGATCGTCGCCGAAGGCGGCCGCGCCGTTGCCTGCGTCGGCAGCGTGACTGAAAAGGACTTCGGCGAGCGCTTCGTGAAGACCGCCCTGGAGTCCTTCGGCGGCCTCGACATCATCGTCAACAACGCCGGCTACACCTGGGACAACGTGATCCAGAAGATGACCGACCAGCAGTGGGACGACATCATGGAAGTCCACGTCTCCGCGCCGTTCCGCATCCTCCGTGCCGCTTCCGGGCACTTCCGCGAAGCTGCCAAGAAGGAAGCCGAGGAAGGCCGCGAGGTGTTCCGCAAGGTGGTCAACATCTCCTCCGTCTCCGGTGTCATGGGCAACCCCGGCCAGGCCAACTACTCGGCCGCCAAGTCCGCGATCAACGGCCTGACCAAGGCCCTGGCCAAGGAGTGGGGCCGCTACAAGGTTTGCGTCAACAGCGTCGCCTTCGGCCTGATCGAAACCCGCCTGACCTCCGCCGCAGCGGGCGAGGGCGCCACCATCAACGTCGGCGGCCGCGAGCTGAAGGTCGGCATCAGCGAGCAGATGGCGAAGAACGCCGCCGCGCTGATCCCCATGGGCCGCGCCGGCACTCCGGAAGAGGCCGCCGGTGGTGTCTACCTGTTCTGCATCCCGGAGTCGAACTACGTCTCCGGCCAGGTGCTGATTGTCGGCGGCGGTCGTCCCTGA
- a CDS encoding GMC family oxidoreductase, with protein MERLYEYIVVGAGSAGCAVAGRLADAGCKVALLETGGHDHHGKVTVPVGLVLTIPRKGDYNYAYESTAQPSLAGRASYLPRGRGLGGSSSINGMLYLRGTPSDYDGWAAAGCEGWSWKEVLPYFKRAENNERAAGKDDALHGGSGPLHVTDPRSPCSWARHFIEAAASAGHAYNHDFNGPQQEGVGYFQVTQFNGERWNAARAYLHRGNAGDETHNGGRSNLQVLTGSRALRILFQGKRATGVLVERDGQEVALHASREVIVCAGSLVSPQLLMVSGIGPAAHLRQLGIAPLHDAPEVGQNLQEHPDLILHKRIFSTDLFGVTVRGALSYLGQWRKYKRERGGLFTRTFTEAGPSSRPIRRWPTRTSSCTS; from the coding sequence ATGGAACGCTTGTACGAGTACATAGTGGTAGGCGCCGGCTCGGCCGGTTGCGCAGTGGCCGGGCGGCTGGCCGATGCCGGCTGCAAGGTGGCGCTGCTGGAAACCGGCGGCCACGACCACCACGGCAAGGTCACCGTGCCGGTGGGCCTGGTGCTGACCATTCCGCGCAAGGGCGACTACAACTACGCCTACGAAAGCACCGCGCAGCCGAGCCTGGCGGGTCGCGCCAGCTACCTGCCGCGCGGTCGCGGGCTGGGCGGCAGCTCCTCAATCAACGGCATGCTCTACCTGCGCGGTACGCCTTCGGATTACGACGGCTGGGCCGCTGCCGGCTGTGAAGGCTGGAGCTGGAAAGAGGTGCTGCCGTACTTCAAACGCGCCGAGAACAACGAGCGCGCTGCCGGCAAGGACGACGCACTGCACGGCGGCAGCGGCCCGCTGCACGTCACCGACCCGCGTTCGCCGTGCTCCTGGGCGCGCCACTTCATCGAGGCGGCGGCCAGCGCCGGCCACGCCTACAACCACGACTTCAACGGGCCGCAGCAGGAGGGCGTGGGTTACTTCCAGGTCACCCAGTTCAACGGCGAGCGCTGGAACGCCGCGCGGGCCTATCTGCACCGTGGCAATGCCGGCGATGAGACGCACAATGGCGGGCGCTCGAATCTGCAGGTGCTGACCGGCAGCCGCGCGCTGCGCATCCTGTTCCAGGGCAAGCGTGCCACCGGCGTGCTGGTGGAACGTGACGGCCAGGAAGTGGCGCTGCATGCCTCGCGGGAAGTGATCGTCTGCGCCGGCAGCCTGGTCTCGCCGCAACTGCTGATGGTTTCCGGCATCGGCCCGGCCGCGCACCTGCGGCAGCTGGGCATCGCGCCGCTGCACGACGCGCCCGAGGTCGGGCAGAACCTGCAGGAACACCCGGACCTGATCCTGCACAAGCGCATCTTCAGCACCGACCTGTTCGGTGTGACCGTGCGTGGCGCGCTGAGCTACCTGGGGCAATGGCGCAAGTACAAGCGCGAGCGCGGCGGCCTGTTCACCCGCACCTTCACCGAGGCCGGGCCTTCCTCAAGACCGATCCGGCGCTGGCCGACCCGGACATCCAGCTGCACTTCGTGA
- a CDS encoding GMC family oxidoreductase → MSSGDNHGRTFHYGSGYSVHVCVLRPHSRGQIRLHSADMRDDPLIELNLLQDERDMATMLKGVKLVHQILEQPVLTRFGGKPLFHGHLKFDGSDDEAVKQMIREHCDNVYHPVGSCRMGGDEQSVVDPQLRVRGVQGLRVADASVIPLQVGGNTNAPTIMVGEKCADLLLAERNDAQPGRAASLGELQTS, encoded by the coding sequence ATGTCCTCGGGCGACAACCACGGGCGCACCTTCCACTACGGCAGCGGCTACTCGGTGCACGTCTGCGTGCTGCGCCCGCACAGCCGCGGGCAGATTCGCCTGCACAGCGCCGACATGCGCGACGACCCGCTGATCGAGCTGAACCTGCTGCAGGACGAGCGCGACATGGCGACCATGCTCAAGGGCGTGAAGCTGGTGCATCAGATCCTCGAACAGCCGGTGCTCACGCGCTTCGGCGGCAAGCCGCTGTTCCATGGGCACCTGAAGTTCGACGGGAGCGACGACGAAGCGGTGAAACAGATGATCCGCGAGCACTGCGACAACGTTTACCACCCGGTGGGCAGTTGCCGGATGGGCGGCGACGAGCAGTCGGTGGTCGATCCGCAGCTGCGCGTGCGCGGCGTCCAGGGCCTGCGCGTGGCGGACGCCTCGGTGATCCCGCTGCAGGTAGGCGGCAACACCAATGCGCCGACCATCATGGTCGGCGAGAAGTGCGCCGATCTGCTGCTGGCCGAGCGCAATGACGCCCAGCCGGGCCGCGCGGCCTCGCTGGGGGAACTGCAGACCAGTTGA
- a CDS encoding acyl-CoA synthetase, producing MYLTQGLQRMLQQDPDHVATIFRGRTRTFREQGERVSRLAAALQSLGMRNGDRVGMLALNSDRYLEYMLATWWGGGVLNPVNIRWSVPEIVYSLDDCQTEILLIDDHFLHLAEGIRAGARSAPVLIHVGDGAAPEGMHSFEGLIASHEPIEDALRGGNDLASIMYTGGTTGLPKGVMQSHLNLWSSAVARMAEFPAEDDSRTLHAAPMFHTAAMARCLSQVIGGYVNVFIPMFDPLEVLQTIERERINEMLLVPTMLQAVINHPDFERHDLSCLKRMAYGASPISLPVLEQALAKFPGIAFMQAYGMTETSPVISVSPDWTHQAEGIASGLVRSAGRGGFGGLVKIVDEEGNEVPRGVVGEIIVCGPNVMLGYWNRPEETAKTLRNGWLHTGDGAYMDERGFLFIVDRLKDMIVTGGENVYSAEVENVVARHPSVQSCAVIGIPHERWGEAVHAVVVLHAGSDVCSDDIRAHCAQHIAGYKCPKSVEFVAALPLSAAGKVLKRDLRAPYWKDQNRAVN from the coding sequence ATGTACCTGACCCAAGGCCTGCAACGCATGCTGCAGCAGGACCCGGACCACGTCGCGACCATCTTCCGCGGCCGCACGCGGACCTTCCGCGAGCAGGGCGAGCGCGTCTCGCGCCTGGCCGCGGCCCTGCAATCGCTGGGCATGCGCAACGGCGACCGGGTCGGCATGCTGGCCCTGAACTCGGACCGCTACCTGGAATACATGCTGGCCACCTGGTGGGGCGGCGGCGTGCTCAACCCGGTGAACATCCGCTGGAGCGTGCCGGAGATCGTCTACTCGCTGGACGACTGCCAGACCGAAATCCTGCTGATCGACGACCACTTCCTGCACCTGGCCGAAGGCATCCGCGCCGGCGCCAGGAGCGCCCCGGTGCTGATCCATGTCGGTGACGGCGCCGCGCCCGAAGGCATGCATTCCTTCGAGGGCCTGATCGCCAGCCACGAGCCCATCGAAGACGCCCTGCGCGGCGGCAACGACCTCGCCTCGATCATGTACACCGGCGGCACCACCGGCCTGCCCAAGGGCGTGATGCAGTCGCACCTGAATCTCTGGTCCTCTGCTGTGGCGCGGATGGCCGAGTTCCCCGCCGAGGATGACTCGCGCACCCTGCACGCCGCGCCGATGTTCCACACCGCGGCCATGGCGCGCTGTCTGAGCCAGGTGATCGGTGGCTACGTCAACGTGTTCATCCCGATGTTCGATCCGCTGGAAGTGCTGCAGACCATCGAGCGCGAGCGCATCAACGAGATGCTGCTGGTGCCGACCATGCTGCAGGCGGTGATCAACCACCCGGACTTCGAGCGCCACGACCTGTCCTGCCTCAAGCGCATGGCCTACGGCGCCTCGCCGATTTCCCTGCCGGTGCTGGAGCAGGCCCTGGCGAAGTTTCCCGGCATCGCCTTCATGCAGGCCTACGGCATGACCGAAACCTCGCCGGTGATCTCGGTGAGCCCGGACTGGACCCACCAGGCCGAGGGCATCGCCAGCGGCCTGGTGCGCAGCGCCGGGCGCGGCGGCTTCGGCGGCCTGGTGAAGATCGTCGACGAGGAGGGCAACGAAGTCCCCCGTGGCGTGGTGGGCGAGATCATCGTCTGCGGCCCCAACGTCATGCTCGGCTACTGGAACCGCCCGGAAGAGACCGCCAAGACCCTGCGCAACGGCTGGCTGCATACCGGCGACGGCGCCTACATGGACGAGCGCGGCTTCCTGTTCATCGTCGACCGCCTCAAGGACATGATCGTCACCGGCGGCGAGAACGTGTACTCCGCCGAGGTCGAGAACGTGGTGGCCCGCCACCCGTCCGTGCAGAGCTGCGCGGTGATCGGCATTCCCCACGAGCGCTGGGGCGAGGCGGTGCACGCCGTGGTGGTGCTGCACGCCGGCAGCGATGTCTGCTCCGACGACATCCGCGCCCACTGCGCCCAGCACATCGCCGGCTACAAGTGCCCGAAATCCGTCGAGTTCGTTGCCGCGCTGCCGCTCTCGGCGGCCGGCAAGGTGCTCAAGCGCGACCTGCGCGCTCCCTACTGGAAAGACCAGAACCGCGCCGTCAACTGA
- a CDS encoding CaiB/BaiF CoA transferase family protein — protein MAGPLTGLKVIEMVGLGPAPFCAMLLADMGAEVIRVQRHGQALGERARFDVLGRGRRAVALDLRQSEGVETLLQLVEGADALIEGFRPGVMERLGLGPEQCLQRNPKLVFGRMTGWGQSGPLAQAAGHDINYIALAGALHAIGRPGEKPVVPHNYIGDFGGGGMLLGFGVLCALLEAQRSGKGQVVDAAMTDGTALLSAMMYGFRAGGRLSDERGANLLDGGAHFYDTYACADGRFIALGAIEPQFYAELLQRCGIDDPQFQQQMDPRQWPQLKAKLTALFLQRSRAQWCELLEGSDACFAPVLDWAEAAQHPHNRERGTYLELDGVLQPAPAPRFSRTPAATPTQAAGEPQSEAVLRDWGLSDERIADLQQAGVI, from the coding sequence ATGGCGGGCCCGCTGACGGGATTGAAGGTAATCGAGATGGTCGGCCTGGGGCCGGCGCCGTTCTGCGCCATGCTGCTGGCTGACATGGGCGCCGAAGTGATCCGCGTGCAACGCCACGGCCAGGCGCTGGGCGAGCGGGCGCGCTTCGACGTGCTCGGCCGTGGCCGCCGCGCCGTCGCCCTGGACCTGCGCCAGAGCGAAGGGGTGGAAACCCTGCTGCAACTGGTGGAAGGCGCCGACGCGCTGATCGAAGGCTTCCGCCCCGGTGTGATGGAACGCCTGGGCCTGGGGCCGGAGCAATGCCTGCAGCGCAACCCGAAGCTGGTGTTCGGCCGCATGACCGGCTGGGGCCAGAGCGGCCCGCTGGCCCAGGCAGCCGGCCACGACATCAACTACATCGCCCTGGCCGGCGCGCTGCACGCCATCGGCCGACCCGGCGAGAAGCCGGTGGTGCCGCACAACTACATCGGCGACTTCGGTGGCGGCGGCATGTTGCTGGGCTTCGGTGTGCTCTGCGCGCTGCTGGAGGCGCAGCGTTCCGGCAAGGGACAGGTCGTCGATGCGGCCATGACCGACGGCACCGCGCTGCTCTCGGCGATGATGTACGGCTTCCGCGCGGGCGGCCGCCTGAGCGACGAGCGCGGCGCCAACCTGCTCGACGGCGGCGCGCACTTCTACGACACCTACGCCTGCGCCGACGGCCGCTTCATCGCCCTGGGCGCCATCGAACCGCAGTTCTACGCCGAGCTGCTGCAGCGCTGCGGCATCGACGACCCGCAGTTCCAGCAGCAGATGGACCCGCGCCAGTGGCCGCAGCTCAAGGCCAAGCTCACCGCGCTGTTCCTGCAGCGCAGCCGTGCCCAGTGGTGCGAGCTGCTCGAAGGCAGCGACGCCTGCTTCGCCCCGGTGCTGGACTGGGCCGAGGCCGCGCAGCACCCGCACAACCGCGAACGCGGCACCTACCTCGAACTCGACGGCGTACTCCAGCCTGCGCCGGCGCCGCGCTTCAGCCGTACACCCGCCGCGACGCCGACGCAGGCTGCGGGCGAACCGCAGAGCGAAGCGGTGCTGCGCGACTGGGGACTGAGTGACGAACGCATCGCCGACCTGCAGCAGGCCGGCGTCATCTGA
- a CDS encoding MaoC family dehydratase yields the protein MNLNAIAVGDELPSFTTDPVNRTTLALYCGASGDHNPIHVDIDFAKKAGMPDVFAHGMLSMAYLGRLLTNWVAQERLRSYSVRFAAITQLGDAITCSGRVLEKDEAAGTLRLEITTRNQAGEIKLSGEAVVALDA from the coding sequence GTGAACCTGAATGCAATCGCCGTCGGCGACGAACTGCCGAGCTTCACCACCGACCCGGTGAACCGCACCACCCTGGCGCTCTACTGCGGCGCCTCGGGGGACCACAACCCGATCCACGTCGACATCGACTTCGCGAAGAAGGCCGGCATGCCCGACGTGTTCGCCCACGGGATGCTGTCCATGGCCTACCTCGGCCGGCTGCTGACCAACTGGGTGGCGCAGGAGCGCCTGCGCAGCTACTCGGTGCGCTTTGCCGCGATCACCCAGCTGGGCGACGCCATCACCTGTTCTGGCCGCGTGCTGGAGAAGGACGAGGCCGCCGGCACCCTGCGCCTGGAAATCACCACCCGCAACCAGGCGGGTGAAATCAAACTGTCCGGCGAAGCCGTCGTGGCCCTGGACGCCTGA
- a CDS encoding enoyl-CoA hydratase/isomerase family protein produces MSSIELSIEDGLARLTLASPERRNALTTAMVAELIDALTALRRNPEVRALLLSGAGGAFCSGGDVSSMGGTPEAGAVRMRMAETNRLLAALADFDRPVVALVDGVAYGAGFSLALAADFVIASERARFCMAFARIGLVPDLAASWLLPRLVGMQRAREIIYSAREIGAAEAVQLGIALERHEGERAIERAEELARALAEMSPRPSP; encoded by the coding sequence ATGTCGAGCATCGAACTCTCCATCGAAGACGGACTGGCGCGCCTGACGCTGGCCAGTCCGGAACGCCGGAACGCATTGACCACGGCGATGGTCGCCGAGCTGATCGACGCGCTCACCGCCCTGCGCCGCAACCCTGAAGTGCGCGCGCTGCTGTTATCCGGCGCTGGCGGGGCTTTCTGCTCCGGCGGCGACGTCAGCAGCATGGGCGGCACGCCCGAAGCCGGCGCGGTGCGCATGCGCATGGCGGAAACCAACCGCCTGCTCGCCGCCCTGGCCGACTTCGACCGCCCGGTCGTTGCGCTGGTGGACGGCGTGGCCTATGGCGCCGGTTTCAGCCTCGCGCTGGCCGCCGACTTCGTCATCGCCAGCGAGCGTGCCCGCTTCTGCATGGCCTTCGCCCGCATCGGCCTGGTGCCGGACCTGGCCGCCTCCTGGCTGCTGCCGCGCCTGGTGGGCATGCAGCGCGCCCGCGAGATCATCTATTCCGCCCGCGAGATCGGCGCCGCCGAAGCCGTGCAACTGGGCATCGCCCTGGAACGGCATGAAGGCGAGCGCGCCATCGAACGCGCCGAGGAACTGGCACGAGCGCTGGCAGAGATGTCGCCCCGGCCTTCGCCATGA
- a CDS encoding coniferyl aldehyde dehydrogenase has translation MAVAPRRLNDNNNEAQTRHDPDQPGAAIRAVLDRQRAAHLSSEPLSAERRIELIDRAIGLLVDHQQAIVEAVRADFGQRSDDFSRVVEVLSPLMSLKQTKAQLLGWMQPEPRHCERGEAWVEYQPLGVVGIVTPWNFPVNMVFTGLAGVLAAGNRAIIKPSEFTPHSSALIARMIASVFAEDEVAVITGGPEVGQAFCAQPFDHLLFTGATSIGRQVMRAAAENLVPVTLELGGKSPTIISRSADFQAAVQKIIAGKLHNAGQICLAPDYVFVPEESLDDFIASAREVIARIYPSLRDNPDYTSVINVRHQQRLQGYLDEAREAGVELIELNPAGEDFAAQTGHKLAPTLLRNPGDELKVMQDEIFGPLLPIKPYKTIAEVIDYINAHPRPLGLYYFGVDADEQALVLRRTTSGGVTINDVIKHVGVESLPFGGVGPSGMGSYHGRDGFRAFSHAKAVFKPADGPDLMRPPYVEPLRQAVTAMICR, from the coding sequence GTGGCCGTCGCGCCGCGACGACTGAACGACAACAACAACGAGGCTCAGACCCGCCATGACCCAGACCAGCCCGGCGCTGCCATCCGCGCCGTGCTCGACCGCCAGCGCGCCGCGCACCTGTCCAGTGAACCGCTGAGCGCCGAGCGGCGCATCGAGCTGATCGACCGCGCCATCGGCCTGCTGGTCGATCACCAGCAGGCAATCGTCGAAGCGGTGCGCGCCGATTTCGGCCAGCGCAGCGATGACTTCTCCCGCGTGGTGGAAGTGCTGTCGCCACTGATGAGCCTGAAGCAGACCAAGGCCCAGCTGCTCGGCTGGATGCAGCCCGAGCCGCGCCACTGCGAGCGCGGCGAAGCCTGGGTGGAGTACCAGCCGCTGGGCGTGGTGGGCATCGTCACGCCGTGGAACTTCCCGGTGAACATGGTCTTCACCGGCCTTGCCGGAGTCCTGGCCGCCGGCAACCGGGCGATCATCAAGCCCTCGGAATTCACCCCGCACAGCTCGGCACTGATTGCCCGGATGATCGCCTCGGTGTTCGCCGAGGACGAAGTCGCGGTGATCACCGGCGGGCCGGAAGTCGGCCAGGCGTTCTGCGCCCAGCCCTTCGACCACCTGCTGTTCACCGGCGCCACCAGCATCGGCCGCCAGGTGATGCGCGCCGCCGCCGAGAACCTAGTGCCGGTGACCCTGGAGCTGGGCGGCAAGTCGCCCACCATCATTTCCCGCTCGGCCGACTTCCAGGCCGCAGTGCAGAAGATCATCGCCGGCAAGCTGCACAACGCCGGGCAGATCTGCCTGGCGCCGGACTACGTGTTCGTTCCCGAGGAGTCGCTGGACGACTTCATCGCCAGCGCCCGTGAAGTGATCGCGCGCATCTACCCGAGCCTGCGCGACAACCCCGACTACACCTCGGTGATCAACGTTCGCCACCAGCAGCGCCTGCAGGGCTACCTGGACGAAGCCCGCGAGGCGGGCGTAGAGCTGATCGAGCTGAACCCGGCCGGCGAGGACTTCGCTGCGCAAACCGGGCACAAGCTGGCGCCGACCCTGCTGCGCAACCCCGGCGACGAGCTGAAGGTGATGCAGGACGAAATCTTCGGCCCGCTGCTGCCGATCAAGCCGTACAAGACCATCGCCGAGGTGATCGACTACATCAACGCCCACCCGCGTCCGCTGGGCCTGTACTACTTCGGCGTCGACGCCGACGAGCAGGCGCTGGTACTGCGCCGCACCACTTCCGGGGGGGTGACCATCAACGACGTGATCAAGCACGTTGGCGTCGAGAGCCTGCCGTTCGGCGGTGTAGGTCCTTCGGGTATGGGCTCGTACCACGGCCGCGACGGCTTCCGCGCCTTCAGCCACGCCAAGGCGGTGTTCAAGCCGGCCGACGGCCCGGACCTGATGCGCCCGCCTTACGTCGAGCCGCTGCGTCAGGCCGTCACCGCCATGATCTGTCGCTGA
- a CDS encoding acyl-CoA dehydrogenase family protein: MSATQSPWITDDLVIFQDSIRRFIANELVPHEERWWKQQYIDRDMWRKAGEFGMLLPSIPEQYGGGGGTFAHDAIVTLEQSRAMCSSLGTNVHSGIVAHYLLRYASEEQKLDWLPKMARGEMVGAIAMSEPGAGSDLQAIKTRAVRDGDEYVINGSKTFITNGYHADLILVVAKTDPEKGAKGTSIVVVETRDLPGFRRGRILEKIGQKGQDTTELFFDDVRVPASNLLGPEEGKGFIQLMQQLPQERMIIALGALATMERAVAETVEYVRSRKVFGQTLLDLQNTRFKLAECQSTAVIARAFVDDCMVKVLKGELSGETAAIAKWWSTEQNCKVIDECLQLHGGYGYMLEYPIARMYANARVGRIFGGSNEIMKEIIARTL; the protein is encoded by the coding sequence ATGAGCGCCACTCAATCGCCGTGGATCACCGACGACCTGGTGATCTTCCAGGACTCCATCCGCCGCTTCATCGCCAACGAACTGGTGCCCCATGAAGAGCGCTGGTGGAAGCAGCAGTACATCGACCGCGACATGTGGCGCAAGGCCGGCGAGTTCGGCATGTTGCTGCCGAGCATCCCCGAACAGTACGGCGGCGGTGGCGGCACCTTCGCCCACGACGCCATCGTCACCCTGGAACAGAGCCGGGCGATGTGCTCCAGCCTGGGCACCAACGTGCACAGCGGCATCGTCGCGCACTACCTGCTGCGCTACGCCAGCGAAGAGCAGAAGCTCGACTGGCTGCCGAAGATGGCCCGTGGCGAGATGGTGGGCGCCATCGCCATGTCCGAGCCGGGCGCCGGTTCCGACCTGCAGGCGATCAAGACTCGCGCCGTGCGTGACGGCGACGAGTACGTGATCAACGGCTCGAAGACCTTCATCACCAACGGCTATCACGCCGACCTCATCCTGGTGGTGGCCAAGACCGACCCGGAGAAAGGCGCCAAGGGCACCTCCATCGTGGTGGTCGAAACCAGGGACCTGCCCGGCTTCCGCCGTGGCCGCATCCTCGAGAAGATCGGCCAGAAGGGCCAGGACACCACCGAACTGTTCTTCGACGACGTGCGCGTGCCGGCCAGCAACCTGCTGGGCCCGGAGGAGGGCAAGGGCTTCATCCAGTTGATGCAGCAGCTGCCCCAGGAACGCATGATCATCGCCCTCGGCGCGCTGGCGACCATGGAGCGCGCGGTGGCCGAGACGGTGGAGTACGTGCGCAGCCGCAAGGTGTTCGGCCAGACCCTGCTGGACCTGCAGAACACCCGTTTCAAGCTCGCCGAGTGCCAGAGCACTGCCGTCATTGCCCGCGCCTTCGTCGACGACTGCATGGTCAAGGTGCTCAAGGGCGAGCTGTCCGGCGAGACCGCAGCCATCGCCAAGTGGTGGAGCACCGAGCAGAACTGCAAGGTGATCGACGAGTGCCTGCAGCTGCACGGCGGCTACGGCTACATGCTCGAGTACCCCATCGCGCGGATGTACGCCAACGCCCGGGTGGGCCGCATCTTCGGCGGCTCCAACGAAATCATGAAGGAAATCATCGCCCGCACCCTGTGA
- a CDS encoding MaoC family dehydratase N-terminal domain-containing protein produces MIDKSHIGAVVSSHTQLVEAGRLRFFAKATGQADARYSDETAARDAGYPGLPVPPTFLFCLDMEAGGSGSVLKRLNIDLGRILHAEQGFTYHRMAFAGERLSFETKIVDIYDKKGGALEFVVRETRVSNAAGELVAELRNSLVVRNG; encoded by the coding sequence ATGATCGACAAGAGCCATATCGGCGCGGTGGTCTCCAGCCACACGCAACTGGTCGAGGCGGGGCGCCTGCGCTTCTTCGCCAAGGCCACCGGCCAGGCGGACGCGCGCTACAGCGACGAGACCGCCGCCCGCGACGCCGGCTACCCCGGCCTGCCGGTGCCGCCGACCTTCCTCTTCTGCCTGGACATGGAAGCCGGCGGCTCGGGTTCGGTGCTCAAGCGCCTGAACATCGACCTCGGCCGCATCCTGCATGCCGAGCAGGGCTTCACCTACCACCGCATGGCCTTCGCCGGTGAGCGCCTGTCCTTCGAGACGAAGATCGTCGACATCTACGACAAGAAGGGCGGCGCCCTGGAATTCGTGGTGCGTGAAACCCGCGTCAGCAACGCCGCCGGCGAGCTGGTGGCGGAACTGCGCAACAGCCTCGTCGTACGCAACGGATAA